In Amycolatopsis sp. EV170708-02-1, the following are encoded in one genomic region:
- a CDS encoding EAL domain-containing protein, which translates to MDPDDLDGGTPDTHRPSDQDSSPANGTATRTVGKTDRHASLVRLLTELSTERDRRGEPALAFLGQGYRLLEQNSDSGTLGTQYLTMVEASPYGICVHQRGKVVFVNSATMRFVGAKVSTEIIGMHITDLVDEGSQDALLARIGSLASPGSFSEPTEMTLRTLQGRRVAVESQAVLTTWEGKPAYQVIMRDLTTQKAAEAGLRFQAALVGHASDAIIATSPDGLVTSWNPAAEAVYGHDLDQVIGVPVAEVVGAPMSPRQVVAAGGVVQATHYSADGTALAVRVSAAEMFDGYVLLCADETAQRRAEAEFATVVETLDEGVLLVGPGGRIELANSAAHRIAGVPPGSLVGLESRTLRLHDEHGAPVPVDDLPSARVRRSGKVETGRVVQVRRRDGAHRWLSLTSGPLMAPGQSVPSVLTSFADITERRAISERLAYEATHDPLTRLANRTLALNHLRRTIADPARTTTVMFIDLDKFKIINDSLGHTVGDQVLRIIGDRLRAAAGPSDLVGRLGGDEFLVITTGYTEAAEVRALADHLQRRLAESLTVHGRELHINTSIGIVIAEPGDTRTADELLEDADLAMYQAKTFGPGRYAFYAPIMRKRVRDRFALEQDLRNAVAQGLVETVYQPVVDLRTGDMVAVKAKSCWDHPVRGPIDPAELAELADDGDLLTVIGAEVLAKAACEISRWRADHGVHCNVNVSLSVRQLGDPTLLQVVQTTLEGAGLLPQDLSLDVDETALKDAADAVDALRKTGVRVTAERFGAGYSSLAQLCRLDLSVIEIDRSFVADLGRSSDAEPIVAGIMAMAHAVDLMVVAEGVETARQLEVLHELGCDWAKGPLVAPPGRVEDLKSAYEHVVR; encoded by the coding sequence ATGGATCCTGACGATCTCGACGGTGGGACTCCCGACACCCACCGGCCCTCGGATCAGGATTCCTCGCCAGCGAACGGCACCGCGACCCGCACGGTGGGAAAAACCGACCGGCACGCGTCGCTCGTCCGTCTGCTGACCGAGTTGTCCACCGAGAGGGATCGGCGCGGCGAACCCGCGCTCGCCTTTCTCGGCCAGGGGTACCGCCTTTTGGAGCAAAATTCCGACAGCGGCACATTGGGAACGCAATATCTCACGATGGTGGAGGCGAGCCCTTACGGGATCTGTGTCCATCAGCGGGGCAAAGTCGTGTTCGTGAACTCGGCCACCATGCGGTTCGTCGGGGCGAAGGTGTCGACCGAGATCATCGGGATGCACATCACGGATCTGGTCGACGAGGGCTCGCAGGACGCGCTGCTGGCGCGGATCGGCTCGCTGGCCTCGCCCGGCTCGTTCAGCGAACCGACCGAGATGACCCTGCGGACCCTCCAGGGCCGCAGGGTCGCCGTCGAATCCCAGGCCGTGCTCACCACCTGGGAGGGCAAACCCGCGTACCAGGTGATCATGCGCGACCTGACCACGCAGAAGGCGGCCGAGGCCGGCCTGCGGTTCCAGGCGGCGCTGGTCGGCCACGCGAGCGACGCGATCATCGCGACCTCGCCCGACGGGCTGGTGACGAGCTGGAACCCGGCGGCCGAGGCCGTCTACGGGCACGACCTCGACCAGGTCATCGGGGTCCCGGTGGCCGAGGTCGTCGGCGCGCCGATGAGCCCGCGGCAGGTCGTCGCCGCCGGCGGTGTCGTGCAGGCGACGCATTACAGCGCCGACGGCACGGCGCTGGCGGTGCGGGTCTCCGCGGCCGAGATGTTCGACGGTTACGTGCTGCTGTGCGCCGACGAGACCGCGCAGCGCCGGGCGGAGGCCGAATTCGCCACCGTCGTCGAGACGCTCGACGAAGGAGTGCTGCTGGTGGGCCCCGGCGGACGGATCGAGCTGGCGAACTCCGCGGCGCACCGGATCGCCGGGGTGCCGCCGGGATCCCTGGTCGGCCTGGAGAGCCGGACACTGCGGCTGCACGACGAGCACGGCGCTCCGGTGCCGGTCGACGATCTGCCGTCCGCGCGGGTGCGGCGGTCCGGGAAGGTCGAGACCGGGCGGGTGGTGCAGGTGCGGCGGCGCGACGGCGCGCACCGGTGGCTTTCGCTGACCTCCGGTCCGCTGATGGCGCCCGGCCAGAGCGTGCCCTCGGTGCTGACGTCCTTCGCCGACATCACCGAACGGCGGGCGATCAGCGAGCGGCTGGCCTACGAGGCCACGCACGACCCGCTGACCAGGCTCGCGAACCGCACGCTCGCGCTGAACCACCTGCGCCGGACGATCGCCGATCCGGCGCGGACGACGACCGTGATGTTCATCGACCTCGACAAGTTCAAGATCATCAACGATTCGCTCGGCCATACCGTCGGCGACCAGGTGCTGCGCATCATCGGCGATCGGCTGCGGGCCGCCGCCGGGCCTTCGGACCTGGTCGGACGGCTCGGCGGGGACGAGTTCCTGGTCATCACCACCGGTTATACCGAAGCCGCCGAGGTGCGGGCGCTGGCCGACCATCTCCAGCGGCGGCTCGCCGAATCGCTCACCGTGCACGGCCGAGAACTGCATATCAATACGAGCATTGGAATAGTGATCGCCGAACCGGGCGATACGCGCACCGCCGACGAATTGCTGGAAGACGCCGATTTGGCGATGTATCAGGCGAAAACGTTCGGCCCCGGCCGTTATGCGTTCTATGCGCCGATCATGCGGAAACGAGTGCGGGACCGTTTCGCGCTCGAACAGGATCTGCGGAACGCCGTCGCGCAAGGGCTGGTGGAGACCGTTTATCAGCCCGTCGTCGATTTGCGGACCGGTGACATGGTCGCGGTGAAGGCGAAGTCCTGTTGGGACCATCCCGTCCGCGGGCCGATCGATCCGGCGGAATTGGCCGAACTCGCCGACGACGGCGATCTTTTGACGGTCATCGGGGCGGAGGTGCTCGCCAAGGCCGCCTGCGAGATCTCTCGATGGCGTGCCGATCATGGTGTGCACTGTAATGTGAATGTGAGCCTTTCGGTCCGCCAACTGGGCGATCCCACGTTGCTGCAAGTGGTTCAGACAACGTTGGAGGGCGCGGGCCTCCTGCCGCAGGATCTGAGCCTCGACGTCGACGAGACGGCGCTGAAGGACGCGGCCGACGCCGTCGACGCGCTGCGGAAGACCGGGGTGCGCGTGACCGCGGAACGGTTCGGCGCCGGGTACTCCTCGCTCGCGCAGCTGTGCAGGCTCGACTTGAGCGTGATCGAGATCGACCGGTCGTTCGTGGCCGATCTCGGGCGATCGAGCGACGCCGAACCGATCGTCGCCGGGATCATGGCGATGGCGCACGCCGTCGACCTGATGGTCGTCGCGGAAGGGGTCGAGACCGCGCGGCAGCTGGAAGTGCTGCACGAACTCGGCTGCGATTGGGCGAAGGGGCCGCTGGTGGCTCCGCCGGGCCGGGTCGAAGACCTCAAGTCCGCGTACGAACACGTTGTGCGGTGA
- a CDS encoding beta-ketoacyl synthase N-terminal-like domain-containing protein, with protein sequence MRSKTDICGIGAVTAYGWGREALWEGLASGVPCAQFTDGFGETPDLPGWVAHVPEGGKARDGSLHARALLAAAREAIEDAGSRGWTPGRRVGVISGGVREDLRTWDRLTELGEQLMYRREFIGMMPSTPIATLMSEFGFHGPSMATSAMCATGSAAVLTAKMWLDADMADDVVVVTTDLSATRPMVRNFVHCGVAITDVPPLEACRPFQEGTKGFTFSEAAVAVVLTQRKTDSYATLRGGAMTHEAHNAMALDPDSTNAIEAVTSALDNASAAPSDVHYLNAHGTGTKLCHRTESQILEAVFPRETEIYSIKPLTGHSQSGSALTEIAAICLAAERDLVPAPKPVADGHPQLMDGPSRPEGGLTVKTSIGMGGYVAAVVLETV encoded by the coding sequence GTGCGGAGCAAAACAGACATCTGCGGCATCGGCGCCGTAACCGCCTACGGCTGGGGGCGCGAAGCATTGTGGGAGGGCCTGGCGAGCGGCGTCCCCTGCGCCCAGTTCACCGATGGCTTCGGGGAGACCCCGGATCTGCCCGGCTGGGTCGCGCATGTCCCCGAGGGCGGCAAGGCGAGGGACGGCAGCCTGCACGCCCGCGCCCTGCTGGCCGCGGCCAGGGAGGCGATCGAGGACGCCGGCTCGCGAGGCTGGACACCGGGACGCCGGGTCGGGGTCATCTCCGGCGGGGTCCGCGAGGATCTGCGCACCTGGGACCGGCTCACCGAACTCGGCGAACAGCTCATGTACCGGCGCGAGTTCATCGGCATGATGCCCTCGACCCCGATCGCCACGCTGATGTCGGAGTTCGGCTTCCACGGCCCCTCGATGGCCACGTCCGCCATGTGCGCGACCGGCAGCGCCGCCGTGCTCACCGCGAAGATGTGGCTGGACGCGGACATGGCCGACGACGTCGTCGTGGTCACCACCGATCTGTCCGCGACCAGGCCGATGGTGCGCAACTTCGTGCACTGCGGGGTGGCGATCACCGACGTGCCCCCGCTCGAAGCCTGCCGTCCTTTCCAAGAGGGCACAAAGGGTTTCACCTTCTCCGAGGCCGCGGTCGCGGTGGTGCTGACCCAGCGGAAGACCGACTCGTACGCGACGCTGCGAGGCGGCGCGATGACCCATGAAGCGCACAACGCGATGGCGCTCGACCCCGATTCGACGAACGCGATCGAGGCGGTGACCAGCGCGTTGGACAACGCGTCCGCCGCACCGTCGGACGTCCACTACCTGAACGCGCACGGCACGGGCACGAAACTCTGCCACCGCACGGAATCCCAGATCCTCGAAGCGGTCTTCCCGCGCGAGACCGAGATCTACTCGATCAAACCGCTGACCGGGCACAGCCAGTCGGGCAGCGCGCTGACCGAGATCGCGGCGATCTGCCTCGCGGCCGAGCGGGATCTGGTGCCGGCGCCGAAACCGGTGGCGGACGGGCATCCGCAGCTGATGGACGGACCCTCCCGGCCGGAAGGCGGGCTCACCGTCAAGACGTCGATCGGGATGGGCGGTTACGTCGCGGCTGTCGTACTGGAAACCGTCTAG
- a CDS encoding DUF998 domain-containing protein, with protein sequence MSPRTASDNLVHNYLFLRRAIGFLGIGLPFVLVFGKMVVDGGGLLNSISGYYYSGMRDVWVGVMCAIGVFLLSYRGYGRVDDIAGNIAAVAAVGVALFPTTPANGDRTDEIVGLLHLGFAAVFFLTLAFFCIVLFTKSDKEIPGARKPERNRLYVASGVIMLVCLALIVLCGLVFDDLTKDLYPALWLESVAILAFGVAWLTKGGTLLPDKTALPGTRVTA encoded by the coding sequence ATGAGCCCGCGAACGGCATCCGACAACCTCGTCCACAACTACCTGTTCTTGCGGCGCGCCATAGGTTTCCTCGGGATCGGGCTGCCCTTCGTGCTGGTCTTCGGGAAGATGGTCGTCGACGGCGGTGGCCTGCTCAATTCGATCAGCGGCTACTACTACTCGGGAATGCGTGACGTCTGGGTCGGCGTCATGTGCGCCATCGGCGTCTTCCTGTTGTCCTATCGGGGTTACGGCCGGGTCGACGACATCGCCGGGAACATCGCGGCGGTGGCCGCCGTCGGGGTGGCGCTCTTCCCCACGACACCGGCGAACGGCGACCGCACGGACGAGATCGTCGGCCTGCTGCACCTCGGTTTCGCCGCGGTCTTCTTCCTCACCTTGGCGTTCTTCTGCATCGTGCTGTTCACCAAGTCGGACAAGGAGATCCCCGGCGCCCGCAAACCCGAACGGAACCGGCTGTACGTCGCGTCGGGTGTGATCATGCTGGTGTGCCTGGCGCTGATCGTGCTGTGCGGGCTGGTGTTCGACGACCTGACGAAGGACCTCTACCCGGCGCTGTGGCTGGAGTCGGTGGCGATCCTGGCGTTCGGTGTCGCGTGGCTCACCAAGGGCGGGACGCTCCTTCCGGACAAGACCGCGCTGCCGGGGACGCGGGTGACGGCCTGA
- a CDS encoding AAA family ATPase, giving the protein MTDRIALRLGRRDLLVVAGIPGAGKTTLLSRAATGALPVLDSDQVRARLRERLPPALPYRIYRPLVHLWHRARVVRSALADGGPLVVHEPSTRATTRGLLALLGLLSRRPVRLLWLDVAPEDARAGQVARGRVIRRHSFARHVKRAEKVRRALREGWVPAGWHSARMVTREVTGALRFVTEEEPGRHRSGDVRLLRVERPAAHTVRAG; this is encoded by the coding sequence ATGACCGATCGCATCGCACTCCGGCTCGGCCGTCGCGACCTGCTGGTGGTGGCGGGGATTCCCGGGGCGGGCAAGACCACCCTCCTGTCCCGGGCGGCGACCGGCGCGCTACCGGTGCTCGATTCCGACCAGGTCCGCGCGCGGCTGCGCGAACGGCTGCCGCCCGCGCTGCCGTACCGGATCTACCGGCCGCTGGTCCACCTGTGGCATCGCGCGCGGGTCGTCCGCTCCGCGCTGGCGGACGGCGGCCCGCTCGTCGTGCACGAACCGTCGACCAGGGCCACCACCCGCGGTCTGCTGGCCCTGCTCGGCCTGCTGAGCCGCCGCCCGGTGCGGTTGCTGTGGCTCGACGTGGCGCCGGAGGACGCCCGCGCGGGCCAAGTCGCGCGCGGGCGGGTCATCCGGCGGCACTCGTTCGCCCGCCATGTCAAAAGGGCCGAGAAGGTCCGCCGCGCCCTGCGCGAAGGCTGGGTCCCGGCGGGCTGGCACAGCGCGCGGATGGTGACCCGCGAGGTCACCGGGGCGCTGCGCTTCGTCACCGAGGAGGAGCCGGGAAGACACCGCTCAGGCGACGTCCGGCTCCTCCGCGTCGAGCGGCCCGCGGCACACACGGTCCGCGCGGGCTAG
- a CDS encoding 4-hydroxybenzoate 3-monooxygenase codes for MGKIDADVLIVGAGPAGLVLGNLLRAAGIDCLILERQSRAHVENRARAGFLAANSVRVLTENGLAAGLIEKGARHDTCAFRNDQAEFELKYSELGNGEVHTVYPQQFLVTDLIAEFLARGGEIRFGTEVSSVSGMDATVIADDLLLRAKYIAGCDGRRGVSLRSVPARVFRRDHDISWLAILAEAPPSMSAIGYAIHERGFAGHMARTPTVTRYYLEVPRGEDPEDWGDDRIWDELHVRMRSDRYGELKRGAIIERRIVDMASRVMDTIQRGNLFLAGDAASLISPAAAKGANLALMEAEILAHALIKAHTESDTTALDRYSADCLPRIWRAQEFSLWMINLLHGPAGYGDEAVFQRALRDARLESLRVSRAHQDFFAENYVGI; via the coding sequence GTGGGAAAGATCGATGCCGACGTGCTGATCGTGGGGGCCGGTCCGGCCGGGCTCGTGCTGGGGAACCTGTTGCGGGCCGCCGGAATCGACTGCCTGATCCTCGAACGGCAAAGCCGTGCGCATGTCGAAAACCGGGCGCGGGCGGGTTTTCTCGCCGCGAACAGTGTCCGTGTGCTCACCGAGAACGGGCTCGCCGCCGGGCTGATCGAGAAGGGCGCGAGGCACGACACTTGCGCCTTTCGCAATGATCAAGCCGAATTCGAGCTCAAGTACAGCGAACTCGGGAACGGCGAGGTGCACACCGTTTACCCGCAACAGTTCCTGGTCACCGACCTGATCGCGGAATTCCTCGCCCGCGGCGGCGAGATCAGGTTCGGCACCGAGGTGTCGTCGGTGTCGGGGATGGACGCGACGGTCATCGCCGATGATCTTCTGTTGCGTGCCAAGTACATCGCCGGCTGCGACGGCAGGCGCGGGGTATCGCTGAGATCCGTCCCCGCGCGCGTCTTCCGCCGGGACCACGACATCTCGTGGCTCGCGATCCTCGCCGAGGCGCCGCCGAGCATGTCCGCGATCGGCTACGCGATCCACGAACGGGGCTTCGCCGGGCATATGGCGAGGACGCCGACGGTGACGCGCTATTACCTCGAAGTCCCGCGCGGCGAGGATCCGGAGGACTGGGGAGACGACCGGATCTGGGACGAGCTGCACGTGCGGATGCGCTCGGACCGCTATGGCGAGCTCAAACGCGGCGCCATCATCGAGCGCCGGATCGTGGACATGGCCTCGCGCGTGATGGACACGATCCAGCGGGGCAACCTGTTCCTCGCGGGCGACGCGGCGAGCCTCATCAGCCCCGCCGCCGCGAAGGGCGCGAATCTCGCGCTGATGGAGGCCGAGATCCTCGCGCACGCGTTGATCAAAGCCCACACCGAGAGCGATACGACGGCGCTCGATCGCTACTCCGCCGACTGCCTGCCGCGGATCTGGCGTGCGCAGGAGTTCTCGCTCTGGATGATCAATCTCCTGCACGGCCCCGCCGGATACGGCGACGAGGCCGTCTTCCAGCGGGCGCTGCGGGACGCACGGCTGGAGAGCCTGCGGGTTTCCCGCGCGCATCAAGACTTCTTCGCCGAAAACTACGTCGGCATCTGA
- a CDS encoding DNA polymerase domain-containing protein, producing MCERDGVKLTNLDQPLFEGATKRDLVDYLDAVADRLVPALANRPLSVIRILRGQDPFMQKNLPKYTPDWVKRYGIWAETSKRQVSYALCDDRRTLLWFANQRAVEYHPTLMTADADAGPTHLVLDLDPPAGDDFAHVVKAAVLVRQALAESGLVGTVKTSGSKGVHIFVPLVPGQGFEDVAAATRALAARAERLDPSIATTAYIVEDREGKVYLDPTRAGGNTVAAAYSPRLRPGLTVSFPVSWDELENVVPADFTVHTAPGLLGGKDPWAESMPQPQTLPADLVEQGHTIPIARVVAMHEGKRRARARDKKD from the coding sequence ATGTGCGAACGGGACGGCGTCAAGCTGACCAATCTCGACCAGCCCTTGTTCGAGGGCGCGACGAAACGCGACCTCGTGGATTATCTGGACGCCGTCGCGGACCGCCTCGTCCCGGCGCTGGCGAACAGGCCGCTTTCGGTGATCCGCATCCTGCGCGGCCAGGACCCGTTCATGCAGAAGAACCTGCCCAAGTACACGCCCGACTGGGTGAAGCGGTACGGGATATGGGCGGAGACGTCGAAGCGGCAAGTGTCGTACGCGCTCTGCGACGACCGCCGCACGCTGCTGTGGTTCGCGAACCAGCGCGCCGTCGAATACCACCCGACGCTGATGACCGCGGACGCCGACGCGGGGCCGACCCATCTCGTGCTGGATCTGGATCCGCCCGCCGGCGACGATTTCGCACATGTCGTGAAGGCCGCGGTGCTGGTGCGCCAGGCGCTGGCCGAGTCCGGTCTCGTCGGAACCGTGAAGACCAGCGGTTCCAAGGGAGTGCACATCTTCGTCCCGCTGGTACCCGGGCAAGGCTTCGAAGACGTCGCGGCCGCGACCCGCGCGCTCGCCGCCCGCGCCGAGCGGCTCGATCCGTCGATCGCGACGACCGCGTACATCGTGGAAGACCGCGAGGGCAAGGTGTACCTCGATCCGACGCGGGCGGGCGGGAACACGGTCGCGGCGGCGTACAGCCCACGGCTGCGGCCGGGGCTGACGGTGTCGTTCCCGGTGTCCTGGGACGAGCTCGAAAACGTGGTTCCCGCCGATTTCACCGTGCACACGGCGCCCGGCCTCCTGGGCGGCAAGGATCCGTGGGCCGAGTCGATGCCCCAGCCGCAGACGCTGCCCGCCGACCTCGTCGAACAGGGCCACACGATCCCGATCGCGCGGGTCGTGGCGATGCACGAAGGGAAGCGCCGGGCGAGGGCCCGCGACAAGAAGGACTGA
- a CDS encoding lytic polysaccharide monooxygenase auxiliary activity family 9 protein, translating into MSFKRRLLTLAAGAAMVPAALVAIPAGTASAHGYVSSPASRQAQCAQNTVSCGSIKWEPQSVEGPKGLMSCNGGVGRFADLNDDSKGWKVHSLGRTTTFRWTLTARHRTSTWEYFVDGAKVASFNDGGAQPGATVTHSVNLQQSGRHKILARWNVYDTANAFYACIDANIS; encoded by the coding sequence ATGAGCTTCAAACGACGGCTTCTGACCCTGGCGGCCGGTGCGGCGATGGTGCCGGCGGCCCTGGTCGCGATCCCGGCGGGCACCGCCAGCGCGCACGGCTACGTTTCCTCGCCTGCGAGCAGGCAGGCGCAATGCGCACAGAACACCGTTTCCTGTGGCTCCATCAAATGGGAGCCGCAAAGTGTCGAGGGCCCCAAGGGTCTCATGAGCTGCAACGGCGGCGTCGGCCGTTTCGCGGACCTCAACGACGACAGCAAGGGCTGGAAGGTGCATTCCCTCGGCCGTACCACCACGTTCCGGTGGACGCTGACGGCTCGCCACCGCACCAGCACTTGGGAGTACTTCGTCGACGGTGCCAAGGTCGCCAGCTTCAACGACGGCGGCGCGCAGCCGGGCGCCACGGTCACCCACAGCGTGAACCTGCAGCAGAGCGGACGGCACAAGATCCTCGCCCGCTGGAACGTGTACGACACGGCGAACGCGTTCTACGCCTGCATCGACGCCAACATCAGCTAG
- a CDS encoding CHAT domain-containing protein, whose translation MAVTLLDQIEVIRKARELQRAGIDAACSARQREGILLLRRGMALLDSIHPVAEQMRHDWLAARIRLASSIATVGSETSGGVASGLAGLDDVRLLLKAVDDPRLYAELRGQLDHNYGLLLMAVGRNEESTAYFDSSLEHKEAALGMEKDPSTSLDPYLGTLTTRGLAYTRLGDVRRARRDLVSAVELAERNGLRAQAADVRRPLGTLELRVGNVPAALRLYEESERIYRSLDLDIPPLLRWERAEALLTAGLAEEAGAHLDEILPVMLEQRSITRDLGGVELFRASAALMTDDLELARTYAASARRRTLRWGCQTCVANATIVGLRADVQEALRTNEIPPTLTSRALRAANGMPMPRLADQAALARMLAVRVELRKGKRKRAAELLARIPQPGRLTSVDYRMLRRLCRAELAVAEGDKTKALAEIRAGLTELDRVRDRMGGIELVSGTALHGRELADLAVKIVLERADAARLFGWTERTRAQSYRYEPVVASDPDLAERVGEVRGLDQAIHQAQHEGHPTAALRTKHAERLREAHRLGWHTGRWGRPRPVARLAEVAEELGERALVSFASSGDDLVAMVVVDGRCELVRLGSAERAAESARMLNIDLDALAPDRLPAPLVQSVLGSARKQAERLDTQLIRPLEALLGERGLIVVPTGPLFAVPWGVLPALRSRPIVVAPSATAWLGAARSAVSRARKVVLVRGPGLVGTRGELDKLAMHYRTARTLAGADATVSSVLRALDGAKLAHIAAHGAHEPENALFSRLELADGALFAHEMAGLAQPPSQVVFAACELALNRIRPGDEVLGFASALLASGSRTVIAPLSRVGDEAAAAAMDDYHRGLAGGAGPATALADTIAVDPFRRPFVCLGAG comes from the coding sequence GTGGCGGTAACACTGCTCGATCAAATCGAGGTCATTCGCAAGGCGCGCGAACTCCAGCGCGCCGGTATCGATGCCGCGTGTTCGGCCCGTCAACGCGAAGGAATCCTTCTGCTTCGCCGGGGCATGGCGTTGCTCGATTCCATCCATCCGGTCGCCGAACAGATGAGGCACGACTGGCTCGCCGCCCGGATCCGGCTGGCTTCCAGTATCGCGACCGTAGGGTCGGAGACCAGCGGTGGCGTCGCATCCGGTCTCGCCGGTCTGGACGACGTGCGACTGTTGCTGAAAGCGGTGGACGACCCCCGTCTCTACGCGGAATTACGCGGGCAGCTCGACCACAATTACGGACTCCTGCTCATGGCGGTGGGCCGGAACGAGGAAAGCACGGCGTATTTCGACTCGTCCCTGGAGCACAAAGAGGCCGCGCTCGGCATGGAGAAGGATCCCTCGACGTCGCTCGACCCTTATTTGGGCACGCTGACCACCCGAGGGCTCGCGTACACCAGGCTCGGCGACGTACGGCGGGCGAGGCGAGACCTCGTCAGCGCCGTGGAACTCGCGGAACGAAACGGCCTGCGGGCACAGGCCGCGGACGTCCGCCGCCCACTGGGCACGCTCGAACTCCGCGTCGGGAACGTGCCCGCCGCGCTGCGGCTCTACGAGGAGAGCGAGCGGATCTATCGCTCGCTCGATCTGGACATCCCGCCGCTGCTGAGGTGGGAGCGGGCCGAAGCGCTGTTGACCGCCGGCCTCGCCGAAGAGGCGGGAGCTCATCTCGACGAGATCCTGCCGGTGATGCTGGAACAGCGGAGTATCACCAGGGACCTGGGCGGGGTGGAGTTGTTCCGCGCGTCCGCGGCGCTGATGACCGATGATCTGGAACTCGCGCGGACCTACGCCGCTTCGGCCCGGCGCCGCACGCTCCGCTGGGGCTGCCAGACCTGCGTCGCCAACGCGACCATCGTCGGCCTCCGCGCCGACGTGCAGGAAGCCTTGCGCACCAACGAAATCCCGCCCACCCTGACGTCGCGCGCGCTGCGTGCGGCGAACGGGATGCCGATGCCGAGGCTCGCCGACCAGGCCGCGCTGGCGCGGATGCTGGCCGTCCGGGTCGAGCTGCGAAAGGGAAAGCGTAAACGCGCCGCCGAGCTGCTCGCGCGGATTCCGCAGCCGGGGCGGTTGACTTCCGTCGATTACCGGATGCTGCGCAGGCTTTGCCGCGCGGAACTCGCGGTGGCCGAGGGGGACAAGACCAAGGCGCTGGCGGAGATCCGGGCCGGGCTCACCGAACTCGACCGCGTCCGCGACCGGATGGGCGGCATCGAGCTGGTGTCCGGTACGGCGCTGCACGGCCGGGAGCTGGCGGATCTGGCCGTCAAGATCGTGCTGGAACGCGCCGACGCGGCCCGGCTGTTCGGCTGGACGGAGCGGACCCGGGCGCAAAGTTACCGGTACGAACCAGTTGTCGCGTCCGATCCGGACCTCGCCGAGCGGGTCGGCGAGGTCCGGGGGCTCGATCAGGCGATCCACCAGGCGCAGCACGAGGGGCATCCGACGGCGGCCTTGCGGACGAAGCACGCCGAGCGGTTGCGTGAGGCGCATCGGCTCGGCTGGCACACGGGTCGCTGGGGCAGGCCCCGGCCGGTCGCGCGGCTCGCGGAGGTCGCGGAGGAGCTGGGCGAGCGCGCGCTGGTGAGTTTCGCGTCGTCGGGGGACGACCTGGTGGCGATGGTCGTCGTCGACGGGCGGTGCGAGCTGGTGCGGCTCGGTTCGGCCGAGCGGGCGGCGGAGTCCGCGCGGATGCTGAACATCGATCTCGACGCCCTCGCACCGGATCGGCTGCCGGCGCCCCTGGTCCAGTCGGTGCTCGGTTCGGCGCGGAAACAGGCCGAACGGCTGGACACCCAGCTGATCCGGCCGCTCGAAGCACTGCTCGGGGAGCGCGGCCTGATCGTCGTGCCGACCGGCCCGTTGTTCGCCGTCCCGTGGGGAGTGCTGCCCGCCCTGCGGTCGCGGCCGATCGTCGTCGCCCCGTCGGCGACGGCATGGCTGGGGGCGGCGCGGTCGGCCGTGTCACGCGCGCGGAAGGTCGTTCTCGTCCGCGGCCCCGGCCTCGTCGGGACGCGAGGTGAGCTGGACAAGCTCGCGATGCATTACCGGACCGCGCGGACGCTGGCCGGTGCCGACGCGACCGTGTCCTCCGTTCTGCGCGCGCTGGACGGGGCGAAGCTCGCGCATATCGCCGCGCACGGCGCGCACGAGCCCGAGAACGCCTTGTTCTCCCGGCTGGAATTGGCCGACGGCGCGCTCTTCGCCCACGAGATGGCCGGGCTGGCGCAGCCGCCGTCGCAGGTCGTCTTCGCGGCGTGCGAACTGGCGCTGAACCGGATCCGGCCCGGCGACGAGGTCCTCGGTTTCGCCAGCGCGTTGCTCGCGAGCGGTTCGCGGACGGTGATCGCGCCGTTGAGCCGAGTCGGTGACGAGGCCGCGGCGGCCGCGATGGACGATTACCACCGCGGTCTCGCGGGAGGGGCCGGACCGGCCACCGCCTTGGCGGACACCATCGCCGTTGATCCGTTCCGGCGACCGTTCGTCTGTTTGGGTGCGGGCTGA
- a CDS encoding membrane protein: protein MSKILLILHVLAAVIAVGPVTVAASMFPAAARKAFAEPGSGLSVLRALNRICRVYAIFGIAVPFFGLATAGSMRVFGDAWVIVSIVLTAAAAGVLALLVLPGQNAILAALDAEPPSAPVTAGRVAMYTGMFNLLWAVVTVLMIVRPGSTTGA, encoded by the coding sequence GTGTCGAAAATCCTCTTGATCCTCCACGTGCTCGCCGCCGTCATCGCGGTCGGCCCGGTCACCGTCGCGGCGAGCATGTTCCCCGCGGCGGCGCGAAAGGCCTTCGCCGAACCGGGTTCCGGGTTGTCCGTCCTGCGCGCGCTCAACCGGATCTGCCGTGTCTACGCGATCTTCGGTATCGCGGTGCCGTTCTTCGGGCTGGCGACGGCGGGCAGCATGCGGGTCTTCGGCGACGCGTGGGTGATCGTGTCGATCGTGCTCACCGCGGCCGCCGCCGGTGTGCTGGCGTTGCTGGTGCTGCCCGGGCAGAACGCGATCCTCGCCGCGCTGGACGCGGAGCCGCCGTCGGCGCCGGTCACGGCGGGCCGGGTGGCGATGTACACCGGGATGTTCAATCTGCTGTGGGCCGTGGTGACGGTGCTGATGATCGTGCGGCCCGGCTCGACCACCGGTGCCTGA